CAGCAGTCCCACACGCATCGGTTTCATGTGATCTTCTTGCTGAAGTGGAACGAGCCGACCACGAGGCCTTCGCGGAAATAGAACTTGTGCGCCTGCTGGCGCTGGCAGCCGGAATCGAGCGCGAACAGGTCGCAGCCGCGTTCCCGGCCGATGCGCTCCATGAAGGCGATCATGGCCCGGCCCGCGCCCTTCGAGCGGTTCGTCTCGTCGGTCACGAGGTCGTCGCAGTAGAGCTCCCGGCCGGAGTGGGTCTTCTCGATCACGCGAAAGACGGTGACCCCCACGACCTTGCCGCGAGTGACCGCCACCGCCATCTCGGCGCCGCTCGCGAACACCTCGCGCATGCGGCCCGCGTAGTCCGCGGACAGGTCCGGCCGCAGCTGCCGGTGCACGGGCTCGGCGGCGGCGAGAAGCTCCGGGTCCGTGATCCGGCCCTTCGCGTCGGTGACGGCGAGCACGTTCACGAGATACCGTCCTTCCTGAGCATCTCCTTGATGCCGCGCACCGCCTGACGGGTGCGGTTCTCGTTCTCGATGAGGGCGATGCGGATGTGGTCGTCACCGTAGTCGCCGAAGCCGATGCCCGGGGAAACCGCCACTTTTGCGTCCCTGAGCAGCTTCTTCGCGAACTCGATCGAACCCATGCCGGCGTACTTGTCCGGGATCTTCGCCCACACGTACATCGAGGCGCGGGGATTCTCGACCATCCACCCCGCCTCGTGCAGGCCCTTCACCATTGCGTCGCGGCGGCTCTGGTACTTGCGCCGGATCTCCTCCACGCACTCCTGCGGCCCCTCGAGCGCCGCGATGGCCGCCACCTGCAGGGGCGTGAAGGTGCCGTAGTCGTGGTAGCTCTTGATGCGTGCCAGCGCGTTCACCAGGTCCTTGTTGCCCACCATGAAGCCGATGCGCCAGCCGGCCATGTTGTAGCTCTTCGACATGGTGAAGAATTCCACGGCCACGTCACGCGCTCCGGGCACCTGCATGATCGAGGGCGCCTTCCAGCCATCGA
This Betaproteobacteria bacterium DNA region includes the following protein-coding sequences:
- a CDS encoding GNAT family N-acetyltransferase codes for the protein MNVLAVTDAKGRITDPELLAAAEPVHRQLRPDLSADYAGRMREVFASGAEMAVAVTRGKVVGVTVFRVIEKTHSGRELYCDDLVTDETNRSKGAGRAMIAFMERIGRERGCDLFALDSGCQRQQAHKFYFREGLVVGSFHFSKKIT